CTTTTGGAGCATCGGCAGTCCTTGTTTATGGTGCTATCAAAAGTCCCCTTGCTCAACCGAGAAACCTGATTGGCGGCCACATAATATCAGGGCTTGTTGGAGTGGCATGTTATCAATTATTTGGAGAGACTATCTGGATAGCTGCTGCCTTTGGCGTATCCCTTGCCATTGTAGCAATGCTTCTGACAAAGACGCTTCATCCACCAGGAGGCGCAACCGCCTTAATTGCTGTTATCGGTGGCAAGAAGATACACGACCTCGGCTTTCTCTATGCCTTTATACCTGCTGGCCTGGGCGCTGTTATTCTTCTGATCGTTGCCCTTCTAATAAACAATCTCTCAAAAAATAGAAGGTATCCCGAATATTGGTTTTAACCCTTTTATCCTGAGTCAATCAAACTTATTGATGACCATTCCTGTAAGGAGTTTTGGGTAAAAGTAGGTGGACTTTGGTGGCATTCGCTCCCCTGCAAGGGCAACAGCTTTGACATCTTTTATCTCTGTAGGATTAAGGAAAAAGACAGCGCCATAGTCACCTTGTTTTACTTTTTTCACTGCTAACTCAGGATTCATCTCATAATCAACAGTCGCTATTTTA
This is a stretch of genomic DNA from Nitrospirota bacterium. It encodes these proteins:
- a CDS encoding HPP family protein, producing the protein MWINDYLSKMKGGAKGPPGVGLTEVIWSWLGSVIGIGICSYLSSRYFEPRDLILIIGSFGASAVLVYGAIKSPLAQPRNLIGGHIISGLVGVACYQLFGETIWIAAAFGVSLAIVAMLLTKTLHPPGGATALIAVIGGKKIHDLGFLYAFIPAGLGAVILLIVALLINNLSKNRRYPEYWF